One stretch of Desulfovibrio inopinatus DSM 10711 DNA includes these proteins:
- a CDS encoding flippase activity-associated protein Agl23, whose protein sequence is MNDERDDRGRCEENALDPVDNVRFWDRRLRFEVGTEHIVWAALVGAALFFRLWGLGIRAMSHDESLHAHFSRLLFEAGTYSHDPMMHGPFLFYVNALVYGLFGVSDFTARLGPALAGTALVACLFSLRKELGRIGAFLAALMVTISPSLLMYSRYIRNDAYIALFSLLWMMAYHRYSRSGSERWLWLMTSAMSMAFITKENAFLFGAILGGHAVFEAVRAAWNKHETLFHRYAGLAVIMLSFVLPFIAPLGLAALGLNPLAPMQGAHIQTTWSILAGFVLMAVVLAAGEASLGLLRFRLWCGLFMFFWIVQVVFFSSFLANIPQGVFSGVVGSVGYWMAQHEVARGSQPWFYYLFLTALYEFFPFVAAWLGVVGLVRSRHAPATYILGDDPHENDDAYAFGWLLVWLIAGSYVLYTVAGEKMPWLFVHITLPLCLLAGQGVDWLIHVRCQRFVRGIALGIGILMACVWIRFSFLANITHLRAVNEPLVYAHGAEGVKESLAMLSLIKQNCRDVEAHGIAFDEETAWPMTWYRHDIEGSFYFGKILNDKARSACALVVGADTARELSEVLGNVYDQYQFSMIGWPSEFYKNWTWSNIKELFSDSQYRQDLLNWYWFRDSEKPEAYRPMVHSFSLFVRKKQYDESTP, encoded by the coding sequence GTGAATGATGAGAGAGACGACCGGGGCAGGTGCGAAGAAAATGCACTTGACCCGGTCGACAATGTGCGGTTTTGGGATCGTCGCTTACGTTTCGAAGTTGGAACCGAGCATATCGTCTGGGCTGCTCTTGTCGGGGCGGCTCTTTTTTTTCGTCTTTGGGGACTCGGCATTCGGGCTATGAGCCATGATGAGAGTTTGCACGCCCATTTCTCCCGATTACTCTTTGAAGCCGGTACGTATAGCCATGATCCCATGATGCATGGTCCGTTTCTCTTTTACGTCAATGCACTTGTGTACGGTCTCTTCGGAGTGAGCGATTTTACAGCCCGTTTGGGGCCGGCTTTGGCCGGAACCGCGCTTGTTGCGTGCCTGTTTTCTTTGCGAAAAGAGCTTGGTCGGATTGGGGCTTTTCTCGCGGCGCTTATGGTCACGATTTCTCCCAGTTTGCTCATGTATAGTCGGTATATACGAAATGATGCCTACATTGCGCTTTTTTCCTTGCTGTGGATGATGGCCTACCATCGATATAGCCGGAGTGGGAGTGAACGCTGGTTATGGCTTATGACTTCGGCAATGAGTATGGCGTTTATTACAAAAGAAAACGCCTTTCTCTTCGGGGCAATACTTGGTGGTCATGCCGTCTTTGAGGCCGTTCGTGCTGCGTGGAACAAACACGAGACGTTGTTTCACCGCTATGCCGGATTGGCTGTGATCATGTTGAGTTTTGTCTTACCTTTCATCGCCCCTCTGGGACTTGCGGCTCTGGGGCTTAACCCCCTGGCGCCAATGCAAGGTGCGCATATCCAGACAACGTGGAGTATTTTAGCAGGGTTTGTTTTGATGGCTGTGGTGTTGGCAGCGGGCGAGGCATCTTTGGGGCTTTTGCGCTTCCGGTTGTGGTGTGGACTCTTCATGTTCTTTTGGATTGTTCAGGTGGTGTTTTTTTCCTCGTTTTTAGCCAACATCCCGCAAGGCGTGTTTTCTGGCGTCGTCGGGAGTGTCGGATATTGGATGGCCCAGCACGAAGTGGCACGAGGCAGTCAACCGTGGTTCTATTATCTTTTTTTGACCGCACTCTATGAGTTTTTTCCTTTCGTAGCGGCCTGGCTTGGGGTCGTGGGGTTAGTACGGAGCCGCCATGCTCCTGCCACATATATTCTTGGGGACGATCCTCATGAAAACGATGATGCCTATGCGTTTGGATGGTTGCTCGTATGGCTCATTGCTGGATCGTATGTTTTGTATACTGTGGCCGGTGAGAAGATGCCTTGGCTTTTCGTGCACATAACGCTTCCTCTGTGTCTCCTCGCCGGACAGGGAGTGGATTGGTTAATTCATGTTCGATGCCAACGGTTCGTCCGGGGAATAGCATTGGGCATAGGTATTCTCATGGCATGCGTGTGGATACGGTTCTCTTTTCTCGCCAATATTACCCATCTTCGCGCTGTCAATGAGCCGCTTGTTTATGCACATGGAGCTGAAGGGGTGAAAGAATCACTTGCTATGCTATCCCTTATCAAACAAAATTGTCGGGACGTCGAAGCCCATGGTATTGCCTTTGATGAAGAAACAGCTTGGCCTATGACGTGGTATCGTCACGATATCGAAGGGAGTTTTTATTTTGGAAAAATTTTGAATGATAAAGCCCGTTCAGCATGTGCTCTTGTTGTTGGAGCCGATACGGCACGAGAGCTTTCTGAAGTACTCGGCAATGTATATGATCAATATCAGTTCAGTATGATTGGCTGGCCATCTGAGTTTTATAAAAATTGGACCTGGTCCAATATCAAAGAATTATTTTCCGATTCCCAATATAGGCAAGATTTATTAAATTGGTACTGGTTTCGGGACAGTGAGAAACCGGAAGCCTATCGTCCCATGGTACACTCTTTCTCGCTTTTTGTGCGCAAGAAACAGTACGACGAATCCACACCATAG